A stretch of Imperialibacter roseus DNA encodes these proteins:
- a CDS encoding alpha-N-arabinofuranosidase, with the protein MRAKLIFLSLLSFHLVSAQSPNIVVLNTGQKGAVISKHIYGHFAEHLGRCIYGGFYVGENGSPIPNTNGVRNDVVAALKNLQIPNLRWPGGCFADTYHWMDGIGPKDLRPTIVNRWWGGVTEDNSFGTHDFLNMCELLETEPYLSGNVGSGTVKEFADWMQYVNHDGVSPMAKLREENGRKTPWNVKYWGVGNEAWGCGGNMTAEYYANVYRQFATYMSGWSNEDGIWRIASGASDADYHWTETLMKNIPSNLVDAVALHHYSVINWSKKSSATGFTEEEYFTTMQRATQMEELIQKHVAIMDKYDPENKVALVVDEWGGWYDVEPGTNPGFLFQQNTIRDAMIAGVTLNIFNNHADRVKMANLAQTINVLQAVILTDEEKMILTPTYHVMEMYKVHQDATLIPVSVISGDYMSGDKKLAAVYASASVDKNGATHLSLVNIDASKEQEITVRVGGSKSYKSVDGRVLTSAKLQDHNTFDKPDAVKPVNFTGAKLSNGTLTVKLPAHSVAVLELK; encoded by the coding sequence ATGAGAGCCAAACTAATTTTTCTCAGCCTTCTATCCTTCCACCTTGTGTCGGCGCAAAGTCCTAACATAGTGGTGCTCAATACCGGCCAGAAAGGCGCTGTCATTAGCAAACACATTTATGGTCATTTTGCCGAACACCTCGGGCGCTGTATTTACGGCGGCTTTTACGTGGGCGAAAATGGCAGCCCTATCCCCAACACCAATGGTGTGCGCAACGACGTGGTGGCTGCACTGAAGAACCTGCAAATCCCTAACCTGCGCTGGCCCGGGGGCTGCTTTGCCGATACTTACCATTGGATGGATGGCATCGGACCAAAAGACCTTCGGCCCACCATTGTTAACCGCTGGTGGGGTGGAGTGACTGAAGACAACAGCTTCGGCACGCACGACTTCCTGAATATGTGTGAGCTATTGGAAACCGAACCCTACCTGTCTGGCAATGTGGGCAGCGGCACTGTGAAAGAGTTTGCTGACTGGATGCAATACGTGAACCACGACGGTGTGAGTCCGATGGCTAAGCTGAGAGAGGAAAATGGGCGTAAAACCCCATGGAATGTAAAGTATTGGGGCGTGGGCAACGAGGCCTGGGGCTGCGGTGGTAACATGACAGCCGAATACTACGCCAATGTATATCGCCAGTTTGCCACCTACATGAGTGGTTGGTCTAATGAGGACGGGATATGGAGGATAGCTTCCGGCGCTAGCGACGCTGACTATCACTGGACAGAAACCCTGATGAAAAACATACCAAGCAACCTGGTTGATGCTGTAGCTCTCCACCATTACTCGGTGATCAACTGGAGCAAGAAAAGCTCCGCTACCGGATTCACTGAAGAAGAGTACTTTACCACCATGCAAAGGGCCACGCAAATGGAGGAGCTGATCCAAAAGCACGTCGCCATCATGGATAAGTATGATCCGGAAAATAAAGTGGCCCTGGTAGTTGACGAGTGGGGCGGCTGGTACGATGTAGAGCCAGGTACCAACCCGGGTTTCCTATTCCAGCAAAACACCATCCGTGATGCCATGATTGCAGGTGTTACACTCAACATCTTCAATAACCACGCCGACAGGGTGAAGATGGCCAACCTGGCGCAAACCATCAACGTGCTCCAGGCGGTGATCCTGACCGACGAGGAGAAAATGATCCTCACTCCTACCTACCATGTCATGGAAATGTACAAAGTACATCAGGATGCTACGTTGATTCCCGTAAGCGTAATCAGTGGTGACTATATGTCCGGCGACAAAAAGCTGGCTGCCGTTTATGCTTCAGCGTCTGTTGATAAAAACGGCGCTACTCACCTTTCCCTTGTCAACATAGACGCATCAAAAGAACAGGAAATTACAGTGAGAGTTGGCGGTTCCAAAAGCTACAAATCCGTGGATGGAAGAGTTTTGACCTCGGCCAAGCTACAGGACCACAATACCTTCGACAAACCAGATGCTGTAAAGCCAGTCAACTTTACAGGTGCGAAACTTTCGAATGGCACATTAACGGTGAAGTTGCCTGCACATTCTGTGGCAGTGTTGGAGCTGAAGTAG